In the Synergistaceae bacterium DZ-S4 genome, ACTACTTTTCCTCTCTGGATCGCATTGGCTATTGCCATGGCAAATACCCTCCCATAAAGATATTTAGGCGCTCTTCATAAATTATACTATTACAATGATTTCTTACAAATAAAAATAAGGCTTAAATATAAATAAATATTGCAGTAAAAATATATAAGTGTGATAATTAAAACAGATACTCTTTATGTTAATTCTTGCCATCCATTAGTTTACTTATTGCACCCAATAACTATATTATCGGGAGGTTGGATCATGACGTCGAAAATATGCTCTAAGTGCGGTGCGTCAATACCGGCAAATGCCAAGTTCTGCCTATCCTGCGGGACGAAGTTGGAAGATGTTTGTACCAGCTGCGGAGCAAAACTTTTTGAAGGTGCTAATTTCTGCGGAATGTGCGGCCATCGGCTGCATGACAGAGAGGAGCCTGCCGCCGTGCCGGTCGTTTCTGTTAGTTCTGTATCAGAGGTCAGTTGCCATGATCCAGACGAAGATGATGATACGGGGTCTTCTTCGGCAGGCTATGGTTGGAAAGAGATAATAGAAGATTGCGACAACTTCGACTTTAAATATGGACAGGAATACTGGGAGAAGATATTTACCAATTCAAACGGTGACTTAAACGCAGCCGACGAAAACGGCTATTCATTGATACACGCAGCAGCACGGATCGGAGATGCAGATATGATAAAAACCCTGATCGAAGCCGGAGTAGATGTTGACCTGGTCAGCGAAGATCGCGGCTTCACACCTTTGATATATGCTGCGGAAGAGGGAAGGCCCGATGCAATAGAAGCACTGATAGAGGCAGGGGCCGATGTGAATAAACCTGACAAGTTTGGGAACACTGCCGTTTCGACAGCTGCCTTGAATGGAGAAAATGAAGCAATAGAAGTATTAAGCAAGGCAGGAGCCGATGTCAATTGCCCTAAAGGCAGGTATTCGCCACTTATGCGGGCAATTGACAACGAAAGGACATATTCTCTGATTGCATTGATCAATGCCGGCGTCGACCCTTCCCCTGTAGGAGGCTGGAGCTATCTGCTCGAGTTTGCGAAGGAATGCGATGATCCCGATGAAGATTTGATCGCGCTGATAGAATCAAAAATCGCAGAAAGCTGAGCACGCAAGTAAGTAAATACTTGATATCGGGAAATGTTATAAATACGACAAAACTTTGTTTCCATAAAAACCAGTACATAGCCACTAAATGAAAGTGATCAAATAAATCAAGAGTTGTTTGGCCTGTTGAGTCCATATAACATCTCCAACAGCACTTTCATAAGAGGCTGATCAACTTTTGCAGAGCGTTTTATCAGAGGGATATGCTTTAAAGGAGGCATTGCTGTGGCAAAAAAATGTAGCGGCTGCGGAGCGGATCTTCCAGAAAATGTTAAATTTTGCATTAAATGCGGCCTTAATTTGCAGGGGGTAACAAGTCAGAATCTTCGGCCGGCTCCCAAAACAGCAACATCCGGATCGACCGGCGAAAATAAAGTGAACGATCAATGCCCGGTTTGTCATAAAGAAGTTTCCAACAATGCGCCCTACTGCATTTATTGCGGATCTAAATTGGGTGATCCGATCCGGACGAATATTGCAGGACCGGCAGGAATTTCAAAAGACTCAGAAAAGGACCGGGTCAACATAGCCGATATAATTAGAAAACCTTCTGCAAGCCTCGTACAGCAGTCCGGCAATAATGATCTGTTGAGTAAGATCAATGCTTCAAAAAAAGAGATCGCCGAGGCCAAAAAACTCTTGACGACTCCAACCAATCCAAAAGTTATGACAGTTCAAAAAGAGCAACAAGTGCAAAGTAATGAAAAGAAAAAAAAGAGCGGACCTTCATTGTGTGTGATTATGGCAGCAGGATTGCTCATAATAATAGCCTTGGTAGTTTGGGCATCAGTAGGTCATGACAACAAAAAAGCTGCTTCCGAAAAGCCTTCTCCTCAAGTCAGCCAGCAGGAGTTTGTCTATGATGAAGAAGCAGAAGAGATACCGGACAAAACAAAGGACAATGGAACCCAGAACTTGGCGGTGCAGAAAAGCTCTGAGCAAGGCCAGATCAAAGGGACCAACGTTAACATGAGAGAATATCCCAGTTTAACATCGAAAGTTATTTTTAGATTTCCGGGATGGGAATATGTGACCATATATGAGGCCACAAAACCTGAACAGGGGAAATACTCATGGTTCAAGGTCAGTTACAAGAATAGGACAGGCTGGGTCTATGGCGAATTTGTAAAGAGGTAATCATTTTAATAAGTAAGTTGGTGCACAAATAATGCGGCTGGAAAAAAGGAAGAAAAGCATCTGGGTGAGATCAAAGGCTCTGATAAGAATAGTCTTTTACCTGCTTATGATCGCTGTACCAATATATGCCGGTTTTTCAGCGTATAAATTTATAGCCCGTCCGGACGATATTGTGAAGGAAGAAACGCAGCCATCCCGGGGATCGACGGACTCGGCAATGTCAGTTGTGTCATCAGAAGTCTCTCAAAAAACAAAGCCTCTTTCTCCGGATGTCAGTAAAATAAAAGATGACGTTCAGCAAAAGGGGACCTGGATCAAGATCCGGAAACATGAACACAAACTTTATGTTATGAAGGACAGCAAAGTGATAAAAGCTTACGGAATAGCGGTCGGAAAAAATCTGGGACAAAAAGAACGTGCCGGAGACTGCAGGACCCCGGAGGGCAGCTTTACTGTGCAGCAGATACAGAATGCCGGCAGCTGGACTCATGATTTCAAAGACGGAAAAGGTGTAATAAAGGGAGCTTACGGTCCCTGGTTTATTCGCCTAAAAACCGGGTGGAACGGTATCGGGATCCACGGCACGCATGACCCAGGATCCATAGGCACGGATATCACAGAGGGATGCATAAGACTACAGAATAAAGATGTTGAGGAATTGAAGAAACAATTTATAAAAGTCGGTTTGCCAGTAGTAATAGAAGAATAATTTGAGAGAATCAGAATGCGTTTACCTGTTTTAAGCTTGAGAAGCTATTTAAAGAATGAAAGAAATGATTGATCGATAAATATCTGTCTTGATAGCTCAACAGACTGCAGTAGTGTTATTTTGGGCAATAGTGGAAATTGTCTGCGGTATTGGTTGCAGTGGCATAAAATAATGGCAAACTATACAATAATTTCAGCTTGGTTAGATGGTGAAAAAACACTATAAGAGTAAAATAATTGATCAATATATGCTGCTTTTTTTGTTTTCATAAAAACCTGTACATGGCCTTAGCATGAAAGTGGCGAAATAAGTTAGGGACCGACCGGTTTATTTTGTCGATATGACACGTTAACGGCGCTTTCATAACAAGCCGGGCAAACTTTTCGGTGGTTTTAGCAGAGGGATATGCTTTAAAGGAGGCATTGCTGTGGCAAAAAAATGTAGCGGCTGCGGAGCGGATCTTCCAGAAAATGTTAAATTTTGTATTAAATGCGGCCTTAATTTGCAGCAAAGCGTAGAGAGGGAGTCTACTCAACATCCAAGTCCAGATAATACATTGGACAAAGTCAAGTCAGTGAATACGTGTCCTTCCTGCAAAAAAGAAATTCCCGGCGGTACCGCGTTCTGTATTTATTGCGGTTCCAAATTGGATGCTCCGCAAAAATGTCCCGGCTGCGGAGCGGATCTTCCAGAAAATGTTAAATTTTGCATTAAATGCGGCCTTAATTTGCAGGGGGTAACAAGTCAGAATCTTCCGCCGGCTCCCAAAACAGCAACATCCGGATCGACCGGCGACAATAAAGTGAACGATCAATGCCCGGTTTGTCATAAAGAAGTTTCCAACAATGCGCCGTACTGCATTCATTGCGGATCTAAATTGGGTGATCCGATCCGGACGAATATTGCAGGACCGGCAGGAATTTCAAAAGACTCAGAAAAGGACCGGGTCAACATAGCCGATATAATTGGAAAACCTTCTGTAAGCCCCGTACAGCAGTCCGGCAATAATGATCTGTTGAGTAAGATCAATGCTTCAAAAAAAGAGATCGCCGAGGCCAAAAAACTCTTGACGGCTCCAACCAATCCAAAAGTTATGACAGTTCAAAAAGAGCAACAAGTGCAAAGTAATGAAAAGAAAAAAAATAGCGGACCTTCATTGGGGTGCTTCATGGGCATAGGATTGCTCGTAATAATAGTCTTGGTCGTTTGGGCATCAGTAGGTCATGACAACAAAAAAGCTGCATCCGATAAGCCTTCTCCTCAAGTCAGCCAGCAGGAGTTTGTATATGATGAAGAAGCTATAGAAAACTTTATGCAAGAATATTTTCTGGAATGGGTATCAGCAGTCAATAACGGCAAATTTGAAATTGTCAGCAAATATCTGGAAGAAGGTACTCCTATATATAACGAGCAGAAGCAGCTTGTGTCAAAGCTTTTTAAGAATAACGTCAAAGAGGAACTGATTTTTTTTGATGTATCGTCTGAAGAGCATAAGAACAGCAATGAAGTGGTCGTAACGACATATCAGAAGCACATGATCTCATATCCCTCAACAAAAAAAAGTGATAAGATCATTGACACTTTTTTTGAATATAGGATACCAATGAAAAACCCAACACGAATTGCTTCCGTTTCGGCCGTTGAAGCGCCTTTTAAGTTGACCGGAGCAAAGAAAATTGTGACCGATGACTGCGTGTTCATGATAATGGTAATTGATGATTATAACAAATACACAAGCACACGAGACGTTACAAGGGGAGAAATAGTAGCAATGACAGACCGGACAGGTTCCGGAGAAAATGTCATGGTCAAACATCCCAAATATGGGTTTGGATGGATAGAACAGAAGTACCTGTCAAAGATTGAAAAAAGCGTAAGTCCGGCAACAAAGACCCAAACCGCTCAATCACAAAATGCGGCAAGTGCTTCGGGCTCCGTGACTCAACAAGAGCAGAAAACAATTTCTTCCGTACCATCAGTGAGCGCTCCTAAGAAGGCAGAAAACAAGATTCAGCTTACAGGGGAAAAAATAATGTTCCCCTATATGCACTTGTCCAGGGAATGTCTTATAGTGTCTTTTTATGATAATAGTGATAGACCCAAAGATAAAAGATATGGCAATAAAGCTGTTATATATCCCGGAGAATATGTGTATATGACAAATGTTGAGTCCAAAGATAAATATGGTTATCCACTTTACCTAGTCAAGCATGAAATACTAGGTTTTGTATTTATAGACTCAAACCCTAAGAAGTGGGAATATAGTCACCATGAGCAGTATAAAGTTATGTTTGATCATCCTGATGTTGAAGTATTTCAAGAAAAAAAATGGCTTGAAAGCGATTTAAGATGCGGTCGATGTGTTTTGACTAATGACGGAAGAAAACAACCTATTGGCCGGAATACCTATATCGCAGCCGGGGATTATGTATTACTTACGAACAAAAAGGGCATAGTTTGGCACGACAGACTTGGCTTTGTTGATATCGGACAGTAAGCGTGGGAGTAACTTGCCGGTATCAAAGTCTATTCAGGCGAATACTCGGACACAGATTGATCTTACAAAATACAAATGATAGATCATCAAAATAGTCAGTGGGGGAAAGATCGATCCCCACTGACTATTTAACGCTCATTGAAGTGCTTCTAAGAACTTTGCCTATTCGGCTATTTTTGAAGGATACCCCCGACTCGCGATCACACTGATGGTCAAGGTCGCGGTTATGAAGAAGCTTGCTTTTGTGTTCATGTGTGGCTGACAGCCGATAGAGTTCGAAACACGGCGAGATAGCGTTAGCGTTCTTTTGAAAAGCAACAACGCATATTGTAATTTTTATACGTTGTTAGAAGACTGGGGACTATCCTAGATTTTGTGTAAAGTCCTAACAGGTGCAAAATGAGGCGTTTGAAATATGGGTCCGGTGCTGGTTTTTGCTCCGGGCCTTTTTAATTATACCCAATAACAGACAATAGGGCATAGCCATATTGTCAGGCTACGCATACTATATGACATTGAGAATCTTCTTCAGATCCTGCCTTCGAAAAATACCTCCAGCTGGGAATGGATAGTACCCCAGTCCTTACGGCGCCCGGTCCATTTCTTGGTTATGTCCATCATTGCCAGATAGAGCATCTTTAGAAGGCTGTCGTCTGTAGGAAATACAGTCTTGGATTTAGTAACTTTTCTAAGCTGACGGTTGAATCCTTCAATGGTATTGGTCGTGTAGATGAGGGTCCTTACCTCAAGGGGATACTTGAAATAGGTACTCAGGTTAGCCCAGTGTTCTTGCCATGACTTGGATATTTTGGGATATTTCCCGTCCCATTTGTCCGCAAATCTTTCAAGGCTGTCCAAAGCCGTCTGCTCATCTACTGCTGCGTATACCTCTTTTAGATCCGACATAAGGACCTTTATGTCCTTATAAGAGACATACTTCGTCGAATTGCGTATCTGGTGGATTATGCACTGCTGGATCTCTGTCTTTGGGTATGCCGCCTCTATTGCCCCAGGGAATCCGCTGAGACCGTCCACACAGGCTATAAGGATGTCTTCCAGTCCTCTGTTTTTCAGCCCGTTCAATACAGAAAGCCAGAATTTGGCGCTCTCGTTTTCTCCGATCCACATGCCAAGCACTTCTCTGGTTCCTTCCATGTTTATCCCTATTGCTATGTATACTGCTTTCTTTATGATCTGGCCTTCGCTGCGGACATGGAAGTGGATGGCATCCATGAAGACTACCGCATAGACGCTCTCAAGAGGCCTGCTCTGCCATTCTTTCACTAACGGCAGTATCTTGTCCGTTATCCTGCTTATGGTGCTGTCTGAGACAGAGAGGCCGTATATGTCACGGATATGGGCTTCAATGTCAGAGGTGGTCATTCCCTTGGCGTACATGGAGAGGATCTTTTCTTCTATGTCTCCTGATATGCTTGTCTGCTGTTTCTTTACAAGTTCAGGTTCAAATTCTCCTTTGCGGTCACGGGGAACGTTTAAGTCTATCTCTCCGTAGCTTGATCGTACTTTCTTGGGGCTTGTTCCGTTACGGCTGTTGTCTGTAGTCTTGTTTTTGTAATCGTATTTGCTGTAACCAAGTTCTTCGTCAAGTTCACCTTCAAGACCATTCTCAAGGAAGGTACCTATCATTTCCTTGAACAGGTCATGGATATCCTCCATAGAGCTCACTTTCAGCTCCTGGAGAAGGCTGCTCATCTTTTCCCGCTTTGCTTCCCGTTCCGGATCTCGATTTCTTCTTGCCATAATAAAACCTCCTGATCAGTGCTCTCTATTTTGCACCTTTCAGGAGGTTTACACAATTTGTGGGATGGTCTCCCGGACCCATATTTTAAACGCCTCATTTTGCACCTGTTGGAACTTTATACAAAAACTGGAATAGTTCCTTTGTCCCGTATCCCCGTGTGCGCCGCCTTTTGTTAGGTCAGATAAACAGCGCTCATTTTTTCGAGCATTTTGTGCAGTTCTTCGTGTTTTCCAAGCCCTATCACTTCTTCTTCAAGCTCCTCAAAACGATCATAAAGTTTCTCCTGAACTTCTTCAGTAAGTACCTTGTCTGCCATTTGGAAGAGAACATCATTCTCTTTGAGGATGTGTTCATCCAGTAGCTCAATGTAGGCCTTCATGTTTTTTGCGAGCTCGATAGCCCTGGAGTTATCTGCAGCCTCAAAGTTAATAAGGTTTCGGCTTATGTTACGCGTGTATTCCCTTCCAAGTTCGTGTTCGGCAAGCATAACTCCTATAGGACCACTGGTTTTGGGTATCCCGGCATCTTCAAGTACCGGGAAGAGTATATCTTCTTCTTTGGCGTGATGACATTGATCAACGAAGACCCTAAGGAAATCTGTCATATTGTCCAGATCTTGACGCTGGACTTTTATGCCTGACCTTATTCTGGCAGAGATGGCTTCCATAATTCGCATCATGAGCTTCACTGCCTCATGTTCATGTTTCAGTGCCTCAGTAGCTTTCATGAAAATCCTCCTCCAAATATTAGAAATTGTTCAACATTCCCCTTAAGATTTTAACCGAGAAATGTTGAGCTGTATATCCGTTGTAGATAAGTGACATCAGGGAAATCTCTTTTTCTGTTGGACATAGCAGGGAAAATGGATTACATTAATTAAGTTGTGAACCAGGTTTTACAGGTACTTTGAACAATTCTGTCCGGGGTGTTTTTATTTGGTCATTTACGGTGTCCTTCTTCTTTCCTTGTGCTACTTTGCCGGCCTCTTTGTCGGAGAGGTCATGGGAAGGCTTGTCGGTCTGGATGCCAACGTAGGCGGAGTGGGCTTTGCTATGCTCTTCCTGCTCCTTCTGTGCAGCTATTCGGAGACTGTCAAGATTGCGCTGAAGAACGGGCGTTTTTGCTCCGGGCTCACTTTCTGGCAGAACATGTATATACCGGTGGTCGTAGCCATGTCGGCTTCACAGGATGTTGTGAAGGCTGTTAAAAGCGGATGGCTCGCGATCCTCTGCGGGATCACACTGACGATCCTGAGCCTTTGTCTCATACCTTTGGTCAGCAGGATATCTTCATCGAAGGGGAGATCGGAGGAAGGGTACCGGGAATGATGGTCTTTGTCGGGGCAGCGGAAAATATCCTTGTAAAGAACCCGCTCGTTACGGCCTTTGCCGTTGTGGGGACAGTCACCTTTGTTTCATATGCCCTTTCAAAATATTTAACAAAGGGAAAACTCAACGGATCTTCGATAGCCATCCTGTTCGGCCTTCTGATGGCATATGTAGGTGGCCGTGTGACCGGCGGCAGCAAGGGCATCTCTGATATCCCGGTTTTTGCCGGGATAGGTCTGCTCGGGGGTTCGATGATGAGGGATTTTACGATAGTTGCCACAGCTTTCGGCGCTGATTTCAATGAACTAAAAAGATTAGGCCTTGCAGGCCTTGTTTCGCTTATTCTCGGAGTTCTGTTTTCTTTTACAATCGGAGCGGTCTTCGCATGGTTCGGTGGTTATACCTCAGCGGAAGATATCACAACGATCGGAGCCGGGGCAGTGACCTTCGTCGTCGGACCGATAACGGGAGCGACGCTCGGTGCCGATTCTTCCGTGATAGCTCTTTCCATCGGGATCGGCGTGGTCAAGTCAATAGCGGTCATGGTGATAACGCCGCTTGTTTCCAAGATAATAAGGATAGATAAGCCGAGAGAGGCAATAATTTTCGGCGGACTGCTCGGTACTACCAGCGGCACATCAGCAGCGATGGCTGCGATAGACCCTGCACTTGTACCTTATGCGGCTATGACAGCCACTTTTTATACCGGACTTGGCTGCCTGGTCTGCCCCTCTGTGCTATATTTTGCTGTAGCAGCCATCGTGTAAATTAGTGATATTATTTTTTTATTCTTATTAAGGAGGCTTTCAAATGGGTAAGTATAATTTTGATGAATATATAGAACGCCGCAACACAAGTTCTATGAAATGGGACCTTATGGGGGAACGTTTCGGTGATCCGGATCTGCTCCCTTACTGGGTAGCTGACATGGATTTCAAATCACCTCCGGAGGTGATTGAGGCGATAGAGGAGAAGCTGAAGCATGGAGTCCTCGGCTATCCGACAGTAAAGGAGAGCCTTATCGAATCAGTAGTTAACTGGGAAAAAACGCGCCACGGGTGGAGTTTTGACAAAAGCGCAGTTACCTGGGCCCCGGGAGTTGTCGGCGGACTTGCCTTTGCGATCGAGGCCTACACGAAACCCGGTGACGGTATCATTCTCCAGACACCCGTATACCCCCCATTTTACGAAATAATCGAGATGTCAGGCAGGCATATAGTGAAAAACCCGCTGAAAAGGGAAAACGACAGATTTGTTAT is a window encoding:
- the madM gene encoding malonate transporter subunit MadM, yielding MSHTFGQQDIFIEGEIGGRVPGMMVFVGAAENILVKNPLVTAFAVVGTVTFVSYALSKYLTKGKLNGSSIAILFGLLMAYVGGRVTGGSKGISDIPVFAGIGLLGGSMMRDFTIVATAFGADFNELKRLGLAGLVSLILGVLFSFTIGAVFAWFGGYTSAEDITTIGAGAVTFVVGPITGATLGADSSVIALSIGIGVVKSIAVMVITPLVSKIIRIDKPREAIIFGGLLGTTSGTSAAMAAIDPALVPYAAMTATFYTGLGCLVCPSVLYFAVAAIV
- a CDS encoding zinc-ribbon domain-containing protein yields the protein MAKKCSGCGADLPENVKFCIKCGLNLQGVTSQNLRPAPKTATSGSTGENKVNDQCPVCHKEVSNNAPYCIYCGSKLGDPIRTNIAGPAGISKDSEKDRVNIADIIRKPSASLVQQSGNNDLLSKINASKKEIAEAKKLLTTPTNPKVMTVQKEQQVQSNEKKKKSGPSLCVIMAAGLLIIIALVVWASVGHDNKKAASEKPSPQVSQQEFVYDEEAEEIPDKTKDNGTQNLAVQKSSEQGQIKGTNVNMREYPSLTSKVIFRFPGWEYVTIYEATKPEQGKYSWFKVSYKNRTGWVYGEFVKR
- a CDS encoding IS256 family transposase, translated to MARRNRDPEREAKREKMSSLLQELKVSSMEDIHDLFKEMIGTFLENGLEGELDEELGYSKYDYKNKTTDNSRNGTSPKKVRSSYGEIDLNVPRDRKGEFEPELVKKQQTSISGDIEEKILSMYAKGMTTSDIEAHIRDIYGLSVSDSTISRITDKILPLVKEWQSRPLESVYAVVFMDAIHFHVRSEGQIIKKAVYIAIGINMEGTREVLGMWIGENESAKFWLSVLNGLKNRGLEDILIACVDGLSGFPGAIEAAYPKTEIQQCIIHQIRNSTKYVSYKDIKVLMSDLKEVYAAVDEQTALDSLERFADKWDGKYPKISKSWQEHWANLSTYFKYPLEVRTLIYTTNTIEGFNRQLRKVTKSKTVFPTDDSLLKMLYLAMMDITKKWTGRRKDWGTIHSQLEVFFEGRI
- a CDS encoding ankyrin repeat domain-containing protein, with the protein product MTSKICSKCGASIPANAKFCLSCGTKLEDVCTSCGAKLFEGANFCGMCGHRLHDREEPAAVPVVSVSSVSEVSCHDPDEDDDTGSSSAGYGWKEIIEDCDNFDFKYGQEYWEKIFTNSNGDLNAADENGYSLIHAAARIGDADMIKTLIEAGVDVDLVSEDRGFTPLIYAAEEGRPDAIEALIEAGADVNKPDKFGNTAVSTAALNGENEAIEVLSKAGADVNCPKGRYSPLMRAIDNERTYSLIALINAGVDPSPVGGWSYLLEFAKECDDPDEDLIALIESKIAES
- a CDS encoding malonate transporter subunit MadL; translated protein: MVIYGVLLLSLCYFAGLFVGEVMGRLVGLDANVGGVGFAMLFLLLLCSYSETVKIALKNGRFCSGLTFWQNMYIPVVVAMSASQDVVKAVKSGWLAILCGITLTILSLCLIPLVSRISSSKGRSEEGYRE
- a CDS encoding L,D-transpeptidase: MRLEKRKKSIWVRSKALIRIVFYLLMIAVPIYAGFSAYKFIARPDDIVKEETQPSRGSTDSAMSVVSSEVSQKTKPLSPDVSKIKDDVQQKGTWIKIRKHEHKLYVMKDSKVIKAYGIAVGKNLGQKERAGDCRTPEGSFTVQQIQNAGSWTHDFKDGKGVIKGAYGPWFIRLKTGWNGIGIHGTHDPGSIGTDITEGCIRLQNKDVEELKKQFIKVGLPVVIEE
- a CDS encoding hemerythrin domain-containing protein, translating into MKATEALKHEHEAVKLMMRIMEAISARIRSGIKVQRQDLDNMTDFLRVFVDQCHHAKEEDILFPVLEDAGIPKTSGPIGVMLAEHELGREYTRNISRNLINFEAADNSRAIELAKNMKAYIELLDEHILKENDVLFQMADKVLTEEVQEKLYDRFEELEEEVIGLGKHEELHKMLEKMSAVYLT
- a CDS encoding zinc ribbon domain-containing protein, translated to MAKKCSGCGADLPENVKFCIKCGLNLQQSVERESTQHPSPDNTLDKVKSVNTCPSCKKEIPGGTAFCIYCGSKLDAPQKCPGCGADLPENVKFCIKCGLNLQGVTSQNLPPAPKTATSGSTGDNKVNDQCPVCHKEVSNNAPYCIHCGSKLGDPIRTNIAGPAGISKDSEKDRVNIADIIGKPSVSPVQQSGNNDLLSKINASKKEIAEAKKLLTAPTNPKVMTVQKEQQVQSNEKKKNSGPSLGCFMGIGLLVIIVLVVWASVGHDNKKAASDKPSPQVSQQEFVYDEEAIENFMQEYFLEWVSAVNNGKFEIVSKYLEEGTPIYNEQKQLVSKLFKNNVKEELIFFDVSSEEHKNSNEVVVTTYQKHMISYPSTKKSDKIIDTFFEYRIPMKNPTRIASVSAVEAPFKLTGAKKIVTDDCVFMIMVIDDYNKYTSTRDVTRGEIVAMTDRTGSGENVMVKHPKYGFGWIEQKYLSKIEKSVSPATKTQTAQSQNAASASGSVTQQEQKTISSVPSVSAPKKAENKIQLTGEKIMFPYMHLSRECLIVSFYDNSDRPKDKRYGNKAVIYPGEYVYMTNVESKDKYGYPLYLVKHEILGFVFIDSNPKKWEYSHHEQYKVMFDHPDVEVFQEKKWLESDLRCGRCVLTNDGRKQPIGRNTYIAAGDYVLLTNKKGIVWHDRLGFVDIGQ